The window ACGAGTTTTCTGTGTCTATGGAAAAGCTTGCTACTTTGGGGGCCATTGGCGAGTATCAACGTCCATTTCTATCTGATACAGATGATAAAAAGGTAAGCCTCTATTGTGGTATTCCTTTCTGTGACACGCGTTGCGTATATTGCTCATTTCCATATGGTCTCTATCAGGATTATGCTGGTAAAAGTCAATTTCTAAGGGCTTTAACCCGTGATATAGAAGATATGAAAGCTATTATCCAATCTTATAATCTAACCGTAGATACCCTCTATATGGGCGGCGGTACTCCGACAGTGCTAAAGGATGAAGACTTTCACCAGGTTCTAAAACAGTTGTCTCTACTCGTACCAGAAGGTCATGAATTTACTGTAGAGGCAGGACGACCTGATTCTGTTAATCCTACAAAGCTACGTTCCATGCTTGCGCTAGGTGTGAATCGTATTAGCATTAACCCGCAAACAATGCAAGATGATATTTTGCGTCGTATTGGACGCGGCCATAGTGTACGGGATATTGATGAACTTTTACAATATGTAAAAAACAATACATCATTAGCCGTAAATATGGATTTTATTGCAGGCTTGCCTAATCAAACGATGTTAAACATGATAGAGAATATGGATTATGTATGTCAAAATCTGCCGGAAAATGTTACAATTCATACGTTAGCATTAAAACGTGGTAGCCCGTTGTACGATTTACATATGGAAGATGATATTCCTGAAGAACATCTTGTGGCGGAAATGGTACAATATGGTAAAGAGCGTCTTGAAGCGGCTGGTTATGTGCCATATTATTTATATCGCCAACAATATATGAGAGGGCAGTTAGAGAATATTGGCTATACCTTGCCTGGCAAAGCGTGTGAATATAATATCCAGATTATGGAAGAACGGCAGAGTATTCTATCTATGGGGCCTGGCAGTTCATCCAAGTGGATGCGCGCCCCTGAATATCGTCAACTTAAACAGCATATGCCAAAAGACGTAGATGTTTATCACGAAACGATAGATGCACTTTTAGAGAAACGACATAGAATTTGTGAAAGATTTTGGGAGGTTGTGTAATGGCTATAAGAAAACCAAGAGGTACACAAGACTTTTTGCCAGAACAGATGATACATTGGCATTATATTGAACAACGTATGCGCGAAATTTGTAAAGTATATGGGTTCAATGAAATTCGCACACCTGCCTTTGAAGAAACTAAATTATTCTTACGTGGTATCGGTGAGACTACAGATGTAGTACAAAAAGAGATGTACACCTTTACCACTGGTGATGACGGTGGTTCTAGCTTTACCTTACGCCCTGAAAATACGGCGTCTGCTGTGCGCGCATACTTAGAAAATAAAGTATATGGTAAAGAAGGTCTCACAAAATGGTATTACATGGGCCCTATGTTCCGTCATGATAAACCGCAAGCGGGTCGTTATCGTCAATTCCACCAGTTTGGTGCAGAGGTACTAGGTTCGCAATCTCCAGTGGTAGATAGTGAAGTTATCTGTATGGTTGTACAGTTATTAAAAGACTTTGGCCTTAAAGACCTTAATGTAGAAGTAAACTCCGTAGGTTGCCCAACATGTCGTCCTGTATACCGAGAAAAATTAATCGCTTTCTTTGAACCTAAAAAGGAACAATTATGTAGCGATTGCCAAGAGCGTTTGTACAAAAATCCTTTGCGTATCTTGGACTGCAAAAATGAAACATGCAAATCCTTGTCCGTAGGTGCTCCTGAAATTCACGAACATTTATGTGAAGAGTGTCATGATCATTTTGAAGAATTGAAAACCTATTTAACTGCAGCTAATGTGCAATATACTTTAAATCCTCGTCTCGTACGTGGCCTTGATTACTATACAAAGACAGCCTTTGAGGTACAATATACTCCTTTAGGTGCTCAAAGTGCTGTAGCTGGTGGTGGTCGTTACGATGGTCTCGTAGAAGAGCTCGATGGACCTCATACTCCAGCTATCGGTTTTGCTATGGGCATGGAGCGTTTACTATTAGCTCTTGAAAAACAAAACTTATTGCCTGAGCCAACTGTAGAACCATCTGTATTCGTAGTCGCTCTTGGTGATGCGGCTAAGGTAGAGACTTTCAAAATTTGCCAAGCCTTACATGATGAATATATTACCGTTGAAATGGACGGGCAGGGCAAGAGTATGAAGGCACAATTAAAATACGCTAACAAAATTAATGCGAAATATGTTATTATATTGGGTGATGATGAATTGGCTCGTAAAGAAGCCATAATTCGATTCATGGATACTAGTGAACAAGAGACTGTATCTCTTGATACAGTGGCTGAACGTATAACTTCTTTGGTGAAAGGATGACAGTTAGAATGGAAACAATGCAAGGCTTACACCGTACGCACGGTTGTGGCACCATCTCTGAACAAGAGGTAGGTAAAGAGGTCGTATTATGTGGTTGGGTTGAACGCCGTCGTGACCATGGTGGTTTGATTTTCTTGGATTTACGTGATCGTTCTGGCGTAGTACAAGTGGTGGCATCCCCAGATCATAACGTAGAATCGTTCCACAAAGCAGAGGATGTTCGTAATGAATATGTGCTTTGTGTACGTGGTAAGATTACAAAGCGTGATGAGGCTGCTATTAATCCAAATCTTCCTACAGGTGCATACGAAATGTTCTGTGAAGAGTTGCGCGTATTGAACTCTGCTAAAACTCCTCCTTTCTATATCCAAGATGATATCGATGTAGATGAAAATATTCGCTTGAAATATCGTTACCTTGACTTACGTCGTCCAGAAATGCAACGCAACTTGATTTTGCGTCACAAAGTAACGAAAGCAATGCGCGATTTCTTCGATAGCCGCGATTTTTTGGAAATTGAAACTCCAATGCTTACTAAATCTACACCAGAAGGCGCTCGTGACTATCTAGTGCCGTCCCGTGTAAATGCTGGTACATTCTATGCGTTGCCACAATCTCCACAAATTTTCAAACAAATCTTGATGGTTGCTGGTTACGAAAAATATTTCCAAATCGTTCGTTGCTTCCGCGATGAAGATTTGCGCGCAGACCGTCAACCTGAGTTCACTCAGCTCGACTTAGAAATGTCCTTCGTTGATGAAGAAGATATTTATGCATTGCTTGAAGAGATGATTGCTCATGTATTTAAAACTGCATTAGGTAAAGAAATTTCTTTGCCTATGCCTCGTATTACATGGGACGAAGCAATGGATAAATACGGCTCTGATAAGCCGGATCTTCGTTTTGATATGGCCTTTACTGATGTAACTGATCTTGTAAAAGATACAGAATTCAAAGTATTCCGTTCTGTTATCGACAATGGTGGTGTAGTTAAAGGTATCGTTGTACCTGGTGACGCTGGCATTCCTCGCCGTGAACTTGACGACCTTGTTGAATATGTAAATCGTTACGGCGCCAAAGGCCTTGCATGGGCTTGCTTCAACGAAGATGGTTCTATCAAGTCTCAAATCATGAAGTTCTTAGGTGAAGATACAATTCGCAATATCGGTGAAAAAATGGGTGCTAAAGGTGGCGACCTCGTATTGATGATTGCTGATAAACCTGCAACTGTGGCACGTGCATTAGGTGAACTACGCCTTGAAATGGCACGTCGTATGAACATGATTGACCAAGATAAATTGGCATTCACCTGGGTAACTGATTTCCCTATGTTCGAATATAACGAAGATGAAAAACGTTATGTTGCAATGCACCATCCGTTCACAATGCCACGCCATGCGGATCTTGATAAATTGGAATCTGATCCTGGCAGCGTAAAAGCGATTGCTTACGATATGGTATTGAATGGCGTAGAAATTGGTGGCGGTTCCTTGCGTATCTACCAAGCTGACGTACAAGAAAAAGTATTCAAAGCAATTGGTTTGTCCATTGAAGAAGCAAGATCCAAATTCGGCTTCATGCTTGATGCATTCCAATATGGTGCACCTCCTCATGCAGGTTGTGCATTTGGCTTAGATCGTCTTGTTATGTTGATGGCAAAACGTCAATCTATCCGCGACGTAATCGCATTCCCTAAAACTCAATCTGCTTCTGATATCATGAGCCAAGCTCCATCTGAAGTAGAACCAAAGCAATTAAAAGAGTTGCATATTAAACCAGATGTAGAAGAAGAACAAGAGCAATCTTTAGTGTAAAAACATAGGCAAGAATTGATTAAAATCGAAATGTCAAGACTTGTTAATTGCTAATCTTTCTGATACTATTTAAGTATAAGATATCCCTGCCATGTGCGTGTGATATCGCAGTTTTGAGCCAACACATTTACTTTGGGAGTCTGAACTCTCGTCTGAACGTTACGCCCTTACGGGACAACTGCAGGATGAGGAGGACACCCACCTGCCCTTGCAGGATCAAAACGCGGTACATTACGGCATGGTGGGGCTTTTTTGCGTGTAAAAATAGACTGAAATATCATATACTATAAATATATCTTTGGTAAGAATTTAAACTATTTAAAATCTTAAGAGTCCTAAATGTCATAAATGTTATAAATATCTTGCCAATATTATCAGTGTTACCGAGTTACTGATGTTATTAGGCTTTTATGACGGGACAGTAATTTTTTTGGATTGAATAGTTATAGATATGAAAATACGACAGTTAAACTGAGTGCGAATTGAGGTGATAGAATGGATAGTTTGTTTGATATGACACCTACAAATACATACGAGCCGCTTCCTGTACGAATGCGTCCTACTAAACTAGATCATTTATATGGTCAAGAGAAGGCCGTAGGTAAGGGGACTTTCTTGAGAGCTATGGTAGAGAAGGATACAATACCATCTATGCTTTTTTATGGGCCTTGTGGAACGGGTAAGACTACATTAGCTGGCATTATAGCTAAGGTGAGTAATAGCCATTTTGTAAACCTGAATGCTACTAACGCCGGTATTGGTGAGTTGCGCACCATCATTGAAGACGCGCGCAAACGAGTTCGTTCTTTACAGCAACGCACAATTCTATTCCTCGATGAAATTCATCGTTTTAATAAAAGCCAACAAGATGTGTTGTTACCTTGTGTAGAGGATGGCACTATTATCCTTATTGGTGCTACAACAGAGAATCCATTCTTTGAGGTTAATAGACCGTTATTATCTCGTTTGCGTCTTATTACATTAGAAGCACTTACACCAAAGGCTATTGGTCAAATTTTACGTCGCGCCATTACCGATGAAGAAGTGGGATTAGGCAAACGCCATCTACAGGTAACGGATGAAGTTCTGGAAGATGTGGGAATTTTCGTCAATGGTGATGGCCGCATGGCCCTTAATATTCTTGAACAAGCTGCAGCTATGGTTCCCGATGAGGGGACGATTACTATTGAGGTTCTTGAAAAGGTCGTAGGTCGTCGTATATATACATATGATAAAAAAGGAGACAGTCATTACGATACAATCTCAGCCTTTATAAAAAGTATGCGTGGTTCTGACGTGCAGGCAACGGTACATTATTTAGCACGCATGATTGAAGCTGGAGAGGATCCTAATTTCATTGCTCGTCGTATTGTTATTTGTGCAGCAGAGGATGTAGGACTTGCGGACCCACAAGCTCTTATACTTGCCAACGCAGCGGCTCAAGCGGCTCATATGGTAGGTTTTCCTGAGGCGCGCATTATATTATCTGAGGCTGCGTGCTATGTTGCTCTCGCACCTAAAAGTAATTCTGCTTATGTAGCTATTGATGCCGCGATATCTGATGTGCGACATAAGGATTGTGGACAAGTACCTGATCATTTGAAAGATAGTCACTATAGCGGGGCTAGTAAATTAGGCCATGGGAAAGCTTATAAGTATGCTCATAATTATCCTAATGGATATGTAAAACAGCAGTATTTACCAACGCCTCTAGTTGATGCAACCTACTATAAGGGCATAAAGAGAGGGACTGAGGAACAGTTACTTCACGACTGGGAGAAACGTTGTAAAAATTAACTTAATATTACGATATATGCTATAATATAATGATAAGTTAATTTACTGTAATGTTATATAAGTAAGGGGTTTGTATAGATTTATGGCAGAAGAAAATACTTCCACCAAAAGACGCAACACACGCCGTAAGCGAACAAGTACAAAACAGCAATCAAAGTCTCAAAGCTTTTCTTTGCGCAGCGAAGTGAAAGGCCTTATTGTCATTGCCTTTGCTGTGATTTCCTTTCTGGGCTTTTTCGGCTTTGAACTCGGCCTTGTAGGACAGATTTTAACAGGTATATTCCGTTATGGCTTTGGCTTAGGGGGTATTATTCCTTGTTTATGCGTTTTCTGGTTAGGTTGGAGATTATTATATAAGGATACATTTATTTCCATTACAAAACGAGGGATTGTAATGACCTTGTTTTTCCTATTTTTGTTAGCTCTTGTTCCCTTGTGGCGCGTTCCTGAGGGGCAGGAACTCATTACTACACAACTAGCTAATCAAGGTGGTTTCGTAGGTGGTGCAATTGCTACATTCCTTCGTACACTATTAGGCAATCTAGGGGCTATTATTCTTGATGTATTCTTACTCATAGCTTTTGGATTACTGGTGACACGTTTGTCTTTGCGCAGTGGATTACAAAAGGCTGCGGACAAAACACAGGTTGGCCTTGATGTTGCAAAAGAGGTAGCTGCTGAGAAGGTTGCTGTTGCAAAAGAAGTCTTTGAAGATTGGAATGAACAACGTAAAGAAGCGGCAGAACAGCGTAAAGCTTATAACAGGGAAAAAGATACACGCTTTGCTGATGCAGCAGATCAAGCATTAGATGCACTAGAAAAACAAGGCATTGCTACTGGAAGAGACCTCTTTGACTCTACCACAGCTATAGATGTTGATCCTATTGAAGATACAGTTACTACTATGGAGTCACAAAGAACTCCTACATCTTGGAAGGAATTGGCTGAGATAGAAGCACGTAATCGTGCGGCTGAGCAATTGGCTAATATATCTGAAGCATCTGGTGATGCTAAGTCTTATGAAGCTGATAATTTTGAACAATTCTCTGATACGCATAGATCTACGAGTGATGATTATGTATATGTTCCAGATGAGGACTTTTCATATACACCAGATGAAGAGTATTCAGATGAGGTTGGAACTGTAGAAAACTCTGATGATGAAGAACCAGAATTCTCTTATCAAAATACAACAATAGGACCATTGGAAACGAATCACGGTGCTATTGCCTCCGCTGTGCCAGGAACGGGTGCAGCGGCAAGTTCTGTAAGTGCTGGAGCTGGTATGGCAGGTATGGGGTTACAAGTACCGTCCATTATTAGTACTACAGAAGATACGGCGCAAGTAGCTGTATCTAAAGATGGACAGATTCATCGGTCCTATGATAGACCTTACCATTTCCCAAGCCTAGATATTTTGGCGAAAGGGAAGGGGAGTCAAAACAATGGTGAAGAAGTAGCACAAAATGCGATGATGCTTGAACATGTATTGAGTGACTTTGGTATTACGGCAAAGGTTGTTAATGCTACACAAGGCCCAACTGTTACACGTTATGAAATTGAACCTGCACCAGGCGTGAAAGTGAGTCGTATCGTTAATTTAACAGATGATATTGCCCTCAATTTGGCAGCACAACATATTCGTATGGAGGCTCCGATTCCAGGGAAATCTGCCATCGGTATTGAGGTCCCTAATAAAACGACAGAAGCCGTTCATTTACGCGATGTACTTGATTGCAGTGACTTTAAAGATGCTCGTGGAGGTATTCCTGTCGGCCTTGGTAAGGATATTGCAGGAAAGCCTGTTATTACAGACCTTGCGAAGATGCCTCACTTGCTCGTAGCTGGTACAACTGGCTCTGGTAAATCCGTATGTGTAAATACATTAATTTCTAGTATTCTCTTTAGCCGCAAACCGGAAGAGGTTAAGTTATTATTAATCGACCCTAAGATGGTTGAATTGTCTATTTACAATGGGA of the Veillonella parvula genome contains:
- the hemZ gene encoding coproporphyrinogen dehydrogenase HemZ is translated as MVNGYLYTGPLPLGSVVAHNCGAAGLFSDKVHPEVILEAHEVEGIYTLTVTIGDTIKIFEGTVSSMGRRQIGQALLRYLREYQGLPAEAPWGTMIGVRPTKLLHKYIDTYGSVHAATRHIRDEFSVSMEKLATLGAIGEYQRPFLSDTDDKKVSLYCGIPFCDTRCVYCSFPYGLYQDYAGKSQFLRALTRDIEDMKAIIQSYNLTVDTLYMGGGTPTVLKDEDFHQVLKQLSLLVPEGHEFTVEAGRPDSVNPTKLRSMLALGVNRISINPQTMQDDILRRIGRGHSVRDIDELLQYVKNNTSLAVNMDFIAGLPNQTMLNMIENMDYVCQNLPENVTIHTLALKRGSPLYDLHMEDDIPEEHLVAEMVQYGKERLEAAGYVPYYLYRQQYMRGQLENIGYTLPGKACEYNIQIMEERQSILSMGPGSSSKWMRAPEYRQLKQHMPKDVDVYHETIDALLEKRHRICERFWEVV
- the hisS gene encoding histidine--tRNA ligase, with translation MAIRKPRGTQDFLPEQMIHWHYIEQRMREICKVYGFNEIRTPAFEETKLFLRGIGETTDVVQKEMYTFTTGDDGGSSFTLRPENTASAVRAYLENKVYGKEGLTKWYYMGPMFRHDKPQAGRYRQFHQFGAEVLGSQSPVVDSEVICMVVQLLKDFGLKDLNVEVNSVGCPTCRPVYREKLIAFFEPKKEQLCSDCQERLYKNPLRILDCKNETCKSLSVGAPEIHEHLCEECHDHFEELKTYLTAANVQYTLNPRLVRGLDYYTKTAFEVQYTPLGAQSAVAGGGRYDGLVEELDGPHTPAIGFAMGMERLLLALEKQNLLPEPTVEPSVFVVALGDAAKVETFKICQALHDEYITVEMDGQGKSMKAQLKYANKINAKYVIILGDDELARKEAIIRFMDTSEQETVSLDTVAERITSLVKG
- the aspS gene encoding aspartate--tRNA ligase, producing the protein METMQGLHRTHGCGTISEQEVGKEVVLCGWVERRRDHGGLIFLDLRDRSGVVQVVASPDHNVESFHKAEDVRNEYVLCVRGKITKRDEAAINPNLPTGAYEMFCEELRVLNSAKTPPFYIQDDIDVDENIRLKYRYLDLRRPEMQRNLILRHKVTKAMRDFFDSRDFLEIETPMLTKSTPEGARDYLVPSRVNAGTFYALPQSPQIFKQILMVAGYEKYFQIVRCFRDEDLRADRQPEFTQLDLEMSFVDEEDIYALLEEMIAHVFKTALGKEISLPMPRITWDEAMDKYGSDKPDLRFDMAFTDVTDLVKDTEFKVFRSVIDNGGVVKGIVVPGDAGIPRRELDDLVEYVNRYGAKGLAWACFNEDGSIKSQIMKFLGEDTIRNIGEKMGAKGGDLVLMIADKPATVARALGELRLEMARRMNMIDQDKLAFTWVTDFPMFEYNEDEKRYVAMHHPFTMPRHADLDKLESDPGSVKAIAYDMVLNGVEIGGGSLRIYQADVQEKVFKAIGLSIEEARSKFGFMLDAFQYGAPPHAGCAFGLDRLVMLMAKRQSIRDVIAFPKTQSASDIMSQAPSEVEPKQLKELHIKPDVEEEQEQSLV
- a CDS encoding replication-associated recombination protein A is translated as MDSLFDMTPTNTYEPLPVRMRPTKLDHLYGQEKAVGKGTFLRAMVEKDTIPSMLFYGPCGTGKTTLAGIIAKVSNSHFVNLNATNAGIGELRTIIEDARKRVRSLQQRTILFLDEIHRFNKSQQDVLLPCVEDGTIILIGATTENPFFEVNRPLLSRLRLITLEALTPKAIGQILRRAITDEEVGLGKRHLQVTDEVLEDVGIFVNGDGRMALNILEQAAAMVPDEGTITIEVLEKVVGRRIYTYDKKGDSHYDTISAFIKSMRGSDVQATVHYLARMIEAGEDPNFIARRIVICAAEDVGLADPQALILANAAAQAAHMVGFPEARIILSEAACYVALAPKSNSAYVAIDAAISDVRHKDCGQVPDHLKDSHYSGASKLGHGKAYKYAHNYPNGYVKQQYLPTPLVDATYYKGIKRGTEEQLLHDWEKRCKN
- a CDS encoding FtsK/SpoIIIE family DNA translocase → MAEENTSTKRRNTRRKRTSTKQQSKSQSFSLRSEVKGLIVIAFAVISFLGFFGFELGLVGQILTGIFRYGFGLGGIIPCLCVFWLGWRLLYKDTFISITKRGIVMTLFFLFLLALVPLWRVPEGQELITTQLANQGGFVGGAIATFLRTLLGNLGAIILDVFLLIAFGLLVTRLSLRSGLQKAADKTQVGLDVAKEVAAEKVAVAKEVFEDWNEQRKEAAEQRKAYNREKDTRFADAADQALDALEKQGIATGRDLFDSTTAIDVDPIEDTVTTMESQRTPTSWKELAEIEARNRAAEQLANISEASGDAKSYEADNFEQFSDTHRSTSDDYVYVPDEDFSYTPDEEYSDEVGTVENSDDEEPEFSYQNTTIGPLETNHGAIASAVPGTGAAASSVSAGAGMAGMGLQVPSIISTTEDTAQVAVSKDGQIHRSYDRPYHFPSLDILAKGKGSQNNGEEVAQNAMMLEHVLSDFGITAKVVNATQGPTVTRYEIEPAPGVKVSRIVNLTDDIALNLAAQHIRMEAPIPGKSAIGIEVPNKTTEAVHLRDVLDCSDFKDARGGIPVGLGKDIAGKPVITDLAKMPHLLVAGTTGSGKSVCVNTLISSILFSRKPEEVKLLLIDPKMVELSIYNGIPHLMAPVVTDMKKAAAVLRWAVREMEARYKAFAASGKRDIKSYNEAHPKAAMPLIVLIIDELADLMMTAPDDIEESISRLAQMARAAGIHMVLATQRPSVNVITGSIKANVPSRISFAVGSQIDSRTILDMAGAEKLLGKGDMLFAPIGANKPIRVQGAFISDDEVEKLVEFVKAQREPEYDNTVTQEVEKEAEKESSDANDVYRDELLERAVNLVMESGQASVSMLQRRFRIGYTRAARLVDTMEDLKIVGPSMGSKAREILMSPEQAKARYFSDSNDEQ